The following proteins are encoded in a genomic region of Cyclonatronum proteinivorum:
- a CDS encoding carboxymuconolactone decarboxylase family protein, whose amino-acid sequence MSKLDDFRAERQRMNEKIMGLDHLGVKRFFNLDTNTYRDGALDGKTKELLGLVASAVLRCNDCIDYHLEQCALAGYTHAEIIDALNVALIVGGSIVIPHFRHAVATLEQLQEEGSLKA is encoded by the coding sequence GTGAGTAAACTCGACGATTTCAGAGCCGAAAGGCAGCGAATGAATGAAAAAATTATGGGGCTGGACCATCTCGGGGTGAAGCGTTTCTTTAACCTCGACACCAACACCTATCGTGATGGTGCCCTCGATGGTAAAACCAAAGAGTTGCTCGGCCTTGTTGCTTCAGCTGTGCTCCGGTGCAACGACTGCATCGACTATCACCTTGAGCAGTGCGCGCTTGCAGGGTACACCCATGCCGAAATCATTGATGCTTTAAACGTTGCGCTGATTGTGGGCGGAAGTATTGTGATACCTCATTTTCGTCATGCTGTTGCGACACTCGAGCAGTTGCAGGAAGAAGGAAGCCTCAAAGCGTGA
- a CDS encoding MFS transporter, translating to MKKPQLSFWQIWNMSFGFLGIQFGFALQNANVSRIFETLGADVSQIPILWIAAPVTGLIVQPIVGYLSDNTWNSFGRRRPFFLIGAILASAALFIMPNSPYLWIAAGMLWILDASINITMEPFRAFVGDMLPSEQRTKGFAMQSFFIGIAAFIGSFLPWMMTNWFGISNTAPEGMIPDSVKFSFYFGGIIFFLAVMWTIIKTKEYSPEELEAFEEYDKQQLGIDEKIETPEQSSEERAGTKLRHGPLIMALGVLLSAAVYSQTWAQELYILTVGIAAIGLVLVLVGLWQRSGSRNGMVVVFDDLYLMPKTMKQLAVVQFFSWFALFAMWIYTTSAVTSHIYDMRLDAVEVAELSATLPGLSAQTDADWFSRFERIQGDIDSYQAQVDAGLSNVVASMRVVNFYLEEGRAELSDATRASLRRIEQEYNAGADWVGVAFGIYNGFAALVAFMLPVIAGYTNRKTTHALALVAGAAGLISIYFISNPVMILVSMIGVGLAWASILSMPYAILAGSLPASKMGTYMGIFNFFIVLPQILAASILGFLVGTVFGGQAIYALVLGGLTWILAAGLTFLVDDVDDPDKIKA from the coding sequence ATGAAAAAACCACAGCTGAGCTTTTGGCAAATCTGGAACATGAGTTTCGGTTTCTTGGGTATTCAGTTCGGGTTCGCACTACAGAACGCCAACGTGAGCCGCATTTTTGAAACCCTGGGGGCCGATGTAAGTCAGATTCCCATCCTCTGGATTGCCGCGCCGGTTACCGGACTTATCGTGCAGCCGATTGTAGGCTACCTCAGCGACAACACCTGGAACAGTTTTGGCCGCCGCCGTCCTTTTTTTCTGATCGGTGCGATTCTGGCGTCTGCGGCGCTGTTTATCATGCCGAATTCTCCCTATTTGTGGATTGCCGCCGGGATGCTGTGGATTCTCGACGCCTCTATCAATATCACAATGGAGCCTTTCCGGGCCTTTGTGGGTGATATGCTGCCTTCCGAACAGCGTACCAAAGGGTTCGCGATGCAGTCCTTCTTCATCGGGATTGCAGCATTTATTGGCTCCTTTTTGCCGTGGATGATGACCAACTGGTTTGGCATTTCCAATACAGCGCCCGAAGGGATGATCCCCGATTCAGTGAAGTTTTCCTTTTACTTCGGGGGTATCATTTTCTTCCTCGCAGTGATGTGGACCATTATCAAAACCAAAGAATACAGCCCGGAAGAACTCGAAGCGTTCGAAGAATATGACAAGCAACAACTCGGCATTGATGAAAAAATTGAAACACCGGAGCAATCTTCGGAAGAACGTGCGGGCACCAAACTGCGGCACGGTCCGCTGATTATGGCGCTTGGCGTGTTACTAAGCGCTGCCGTTTACAGTCAGACATGGGCACAGGAGCTTTATATCCTAACAGTTGGTATTGCTGCTATTGGTCTGGTCCTTGTACTCGTCGGGCTTTGGCAGCGCAGCGGAAGCCGAAACGGGATGGTTGTGGTATTTGACGACCTCTACCTCATGCCAAAAACCATGAAACAGCTGGCAGTAGTGCAATTCTTTTCATGGTTCGCGCTCTTCGCGATGTGGATTTACACAACATCAGCCGTAACAAGTCACATCTATGATATGCGTCTGGATGCCGTGGAAGTTGCAGAGCTGAGCGCGACCCTGCCCGGACTTTCGGCACAAACCGATGCCGACTGGTTTTCCCGCTTCGAGCGCATTCAGGGAGATATCGACAGCTATCAGGCGCAGGTTGATGCGGGCCTGTCAAACGTGGTGGCAAGTATGCGGGTCGTCAACTTTTATCTGGAGGAAGGGCGCGCGGAGTTATCAGACGCTACCCGGGCGAGCCTGCGACGTATCGAACAGGAATACAATGCCGGCGCCGATTGGGTCGGGGTCGCCTTCGGAATTTACAATGGCTTCGCGGCACTTGTGGCCTTTATGCTGCCGGTGATTGCCGGTTACACCAACCGTAAAACGACGCACGCCCTTGCCCTGGTTGCAGGCGCAGCCGGGCTGATTTCCATCTACTTTATCAGCAATCCTGTGATGATTCTGGTTTCCATGATTGGTGTTGGCCTGGCCTGGGCAAGTATTCTATCGATGCCGTATGCCATTCTGGCGGGCTCCCTGCCTGCAAGTAAAATGGGTACCTACATGGGGATTTTCAACTTCTTCATCGTACTCCCGCAGATTCTCGCAGCGTCCATCCTGGGCTTTTTAGTGGGCACTGTTTTTGGAGGTCAGGCCATTTACGCACTGGTTCTCGGCGGCTTAACCTGGATTCTTGCTGCCGGACTCACTTTTCTCGTAGATGATGTGGATGATCCCGATAAAATCAAGGCCTGA
- a CDS encoding YceI family protein — translation MILNKGLVVLCGCLLFAFTITALPFSTILAQDQHQFVVTESDVVFSSRTQIERFDGITSAATGSFNTETGHFRFEVPVDSIRTGNNRRDAKMREDYLLSEDNPYIKFNGLVQNWQSASQTNGEYIAKGTFSIAGFEREVEIPGNILFQKTENSENTTVEISSTFDIKLSDYNITRPRFLLVRLNDVQEVSVSFVLSAQSGN, via the coding sequence TTGATACTCAATAAAGGACTTGTAGTTTTATGCGGCTGTTTGCTGTTCGCTTTCACAATAACCGCTCTCCCATTCTCAACAATACTTGCGCAGGATCAGCATCAGTTTGTCGTCACTGAATCCGATGTTGTATTCAGTTCCCGTACCCAAATCGAACGGTTCGACGGCATAACAAGCGCTGCAACCGGGTCATTTAATACAGAAACCGGACACTTCCGGTTTGAAGTACCTGTAGATTCCATCCGAACCGGCAACAACCGCAGGGACGCAAAAATGCGCGAGGATTATTTGCTAAGCGAAGATAATCCTTATATTAAGTTCAACGGCTTAGTACAAAACTGGCAGTCCGCATCCCAAACAAACGGCGAGTACATCGCAAAGGGCACCTTTAGTATTGCCGGATTTGAAAGAGAAGTTGAAATTCCAGGTAACATCCTTTTCCAAAAAACGGAAAACAGCGAAAACACAACTGTAGAAATTTCAAGTACTTTTGACATCAAACTTAGCGACTACAACATCACACGTCCCCGCTTTCTGCTCGTTAGGCTTAACGATGTACAGGAAGTCAGCGTATCATTTGTTTTAAGTGCTCAAAGCGGGAATTAA
- a CDS encoding BamA/TamA family outer membrane protein: MKDLSRILHIVALTGIILLGTISDGRASNTDSVSVGGIPTAGFSSDSGFGFGGFLQHITYEQDHDHFRRKFRAQSTIFLRGKLFANIVYEHRFASDDHFLVSAAGQLDPDALYFGRGMEAEFSASDLRSEIYHYRREMFMVEAVYSFALGSSDRIRYFLDAGVSGGAIRTKVSDDSRLGQQQLFGISGGIRNAVFAGLRRDARDNINRTSEGSYFTGRLTLIPELTGNRNTLIKTEGSAAFYLPLAELGGEPLLLASRAQFRQIIGKAPFYEQPTLGDEFTLRGYPLERFRDNGSMLLTAEFRGWLFRLPWYNAQLGGHVFTDAGTVFLHPGQMPDLRQWRMTGGIGGVLSVFTRDFVLRGDLGFSREAWRIYAGLGYTF, from the coding sequence ATGAAAGATTTGAGCCGAATCCTACATATTGTAGCCTTAACAGGCATTATTTTGCTGGGTACAATCAGCGATGGAAGAGCCTCAAATACAGATTCAGTATCGGTAGGGGGAATCCCAACAGCAGGATTTAGCAGTGATTCCGGATTTGGTTTTGGCGGTTTTCTGCAGCATATCACCTATGAGCAGGATCATGATCATTTCAGAAGAAAATTCCGCGCGCAAAGTACCATATTCTTAAGGGGAAAGCTCTTCGCGAATATTGTTTATGAGCATCGCTTCGCATCGGATGATCATTTTTTAGTAAGCGCGGCCGGGCAGCTGGATCCGGACGCGCTGTATTTCGGACGTGGAATGGAGGCTGAATTTTCTGCATCAGACCTCAGAAGCGAAATATATCATTACCGACGGGAGATGTTCATGGTTGAAGCCGTTTACAGCTTTGCATTGGGCTCTTCAGATCGTATCAGATACTTTCTCGATGCGGGCGTAAGCGGCGGTGCCATACGCACAAAAGTCTCTGACGACAGCAGGCTTGGGCAGCAGCAGCTTTTTGGCATAAGCGGGGGGATTAGAAATGCCGTTTTTGCGGGTCTCAGGCGGGATGCACGCGATAACATCAACCGTACTTCCGAAGGCAGTTATTTTACAGGACGCCTAACCCTCATTCCGGAACTAACGGGAAACAGAAATACGCTCATCAAAACCGAGGGATCTGCAGCTTTTTACCTGCCTCTTGCCGAACTGGGCGGTGAGCCGCTCTTGTTGGCAAGCCGCGCACAATTCCGGCAGATTATAGGAAAAGCCCCTTTTTATGAGCAGCCAACGCTGGGAGATGAGTTTACGCTGCGAGGGTATCCCCTCGAACGCTTTCGTGACAACGGAAGCATGCTCCTGACCGCTGAGTTTCGCGGCTGGCTCTTCCGGCTTCCCTGGTACAATGCGCAGCTTGGCGGTCATGTATTTACTGATGCCGGAACTGTTTTTCTGCATCCGGGCCAAATGCCGGATCTGCGTCAGTGGAGAATGACTGGTGGAATTGGCGGTGTATTGTCAGTCTTTACCCGCGATTTTGTGCTCCGGGGTGATTTGGGATTTTCGCGGGAAGCATGGCGTATTTACGCGGGTTTGGGATACACTTTTTAA
- a CDS encoding Dabb family protein, which translates to MKQSMILHSVYFYFKTDTPEEIFEQQRERIFELNNQLSVVQLTFAGPPAGIERDVVDNSYGMSLHMLFQDEADLNTYQQHELHQKFVADFKPYWTSIKVYDTSV; encoded by the coding sequence ATGAAGCAATCGATGATTCTGCACTCCGTGTACTTCTACTTTAAGACAGATACACCGGAAGAAATCTTTGAACAGCAGCGTGAGCGCATTTTCGAACTTAACAATCAGCTGAGCGTTGTTCAGCTCACTTTTGCAGGTCCGCCGGCAGGTATTGAGCGCGATGTGGTCGACAACAGCTACGGAATGAGCCTGCACATGCTGTTTCAGGATGAAGCCGACCTCAACACCTATCAGCAGCATGAGCTGCACCAAAAATTTGTGGCTGACTTCAAGCCATACTGGACATCCATCAAAGTCTATGATACTTCCGTTTAA